The Parus major isolate Abel chromosome 4, Parus_major1.1, whole genome shotgun sequence genome has a window encoding:
- the APBB2 gene encoding amyloid-beta A4 precursor protein-binding family B member 2 isoform X13 produces MAERKNAKAMACSSLQDRTNVTLDVPLQVDFPTPKTELVQKFHVQYLGMLPVAKPVGMDTLNSAIESLMASSSKDDWLPVTMNVADATVTVINERNEEEVMVECRVRFLSFMGVGKDIHTFAFIMDTGNQHFECHVFWCEPNAGNVSEAVQAACMLRYQKCLVARPPSQKVRPPPPPADSVTRRVTTNVKRGVLSLIDTLKQKRPVTEMP; encoded by the exons ATGGCTGAACGGAAGAATGCTAAAGCTATGGCTTGCAGCTCATTGCAAGACAGGACAAATGTCACCCTTGATGTTCCTCTGCAAG TAGATTTCCCAACACCAAAGACAGAACTGGTACAGAAGTTTCACGTCCAGTACCTGGGCATGCTACCTGTAGCTAAACCCGTGG GAATGGATACTCTGAACAGCGCCATTGAAAGTCTAATGGCTTCCTCTAGCAAAGATGACTGGTTGCCTGTTACCATGAATGTTGCTGATGCTACTGTCACAGTCATCAATGAAAGA AATGAAGAGGAGGTCATGGTGGAGTGTCGTGTGCGGTTCCTGTCCTTCATGGGAGTAGGCAAAGACATCCACACGTTCGCCTTCATTATGGACACAGGAAACCAGCATTTTGAGTGCCATGTTTTTTGGTGTGAACCAAATGCAGGCAATGTATCAGAAGCTGTTCAGGCTGCTTGTATG CTACGGTATCAGAAGTGCTTAGTAGCCAGACCTCCTTCACAGAAAGTTCGGCCGCCCCCACCTCCTGCAGACTCGGTGACCAGAAGAGTTACAACTAATGTAAAAAGAGGAGTCTTGTCTCTCATTGACACTTTGAAACAGAAACGTCCCGTCACTGAGATGCCATAG